A part of Caretta caretta isolate rCarCar2 chromosome 1, rCarCar1.hap1, whole genome shotgun sequence genomic DNA contains:
- the LOC142071838 gene encoding olfactory receptor 52R1-like: MQEIPLCLSIGHLLPFYMSDSNTTDFTNPSTFILLGIPGLEAAHVWISIPFCIMYVIAILGNITILFIVNMEPSLHVPMYYFLCMLAVTDLILSTSILPKTLSIFWFKSKEIDFSACLTQMYFIHCFSTMESGILVAMAFDRYVAICDPLRHSTILTNPVVAKIGLAVVLRGSMLVLPHLFLARRWPYCRTNIIPHSYCEHIAVVKLACDDTRVSSYYSLFAAFLVTGVDVSFIAVSYTQILRAIFSLPTKDAQLKTFWTCSSHLCVILTFYIPALFSFIMHRFGHNVALHFHVLLANVYLLVPPGLNPIIYGVRTKQILDRLLRLFTYKET, translated from the coding sequence ATGCAGGAGATACCGTTGTGCCTCAGCATTGGACACCTTCTCCCTTTCTacatgtcagattccaacacaaccgacttcaccaacccctccaccttcatcctgctgggcattcctggcctggaggcagcccatgtctggatctccatccccttctgcatcATGTATGTCATAGCCATCTTGGGGAACATCACCATCCTGTTCATTGTGAATATGGAGCCGAGCCTCCATGtgcccatgtactatttcctctgtaTGCTGGCCGTCACCGACCTGATCCTGTCTACGTCCATCCTGCCCAAAAcactgagcatcttctggttcaagTCCAAGGAGATAGATTTtagtgcctgcctcacccagatgtacttCATTCACTGCTTCTCAACAATGGAGTCTGGGATCCTCGTAGCCATGGCTTTTGATCGTTATGTGGCTATTTGtgatcccctgagacattccaccattCTGACAAACCCTGTGGTGGCCAAGATCGGCCTGGCTGTGGTTCTGCGTGGAAGCATGCTTGtactgccccatctcttcctggCGAGGcggtggccatattgcagaactAACATCATCCCCCACTCATACTGCGAGCACATAGCTgtggtgaagctggcctgtgACGACACCCGCGTCAGTAGTTACTACAGCCTCTTTGCGGCATTCTTGGTGACTGGTGTGGATGTGTCTTTTATTGCCGTGTCCTATacccagatcctcagggccatcttcagcctccccacaaaggacgCCCAGCTCAAAACTTTTTGGACTtgcagctcccacctctgtgtcatCTTAACTTTTTACATCCCAGCTCTCTTCTCCTTCATCATGCACCGGTTTGGCCACAATGTGGCCCTGCATTTCCATGTTCTCCTTGCCAACGTATACCTACTGGTGCCCCCTGGGCTAAATCCCATCATCTATGGGGTGAGGACCAAACAGATCTTGGACAGGCTGCTCCGGCTCTTTACTTATAAAGAGACCTAA